CAGCAGCCGCTGGAGGATCGGCAGCGAGAAGCTCGCGGTCTTGCCGGTGCCCGTTTGCGCGGCGCCCATGACGTCGCGGCCGGCGAGCACGACCGGAATGGCCTGCGCCTGGATCGGCGTCGGCGTCGTATAGCCCTGCTCCGCAATGGCTTTCAGGATATCGGCGGCAAGGCCGAATTGATCGAAGGTTGCGTCGACTGGCTTGGCGACAGAATCGGACATGGTGGCGTTTCGCTCAAAAGGCGCGGCGGGGACATCGTGCGTCAGGCCGGCCGGGCCTGCGCTCATCACATTTCGGAAGTAGACGGAGCCGCGGCGCGCCGCGCGGCGCCGCTCTGGCGCTTGGGACCGGTTCATTTCGAACAGCGGGCGCCACAGGCCGTGCGGACTCCGTTCGGCGCGAATGCCGTCGGAAAGGGCCGTATTGTAGCACTGCGCAGCAATCTGTCCGTGACAACGCCGCGAACGCCCACGGCGGCGGTTCGCGGCGTGCTCCGACAGGCCGGGCGCGGCGAGACGCGTCGGGCGACCGGGCTATCCCGATCGGCTGATGACTAGAAATAGGGGTCGAATGCCGGACATATGTTTCGGAAATCGGCAAGCGGCCGACGAACCCGAGCACGCCTGCCTCACGTTTCGGCCCAAGGTCGAAACCGGCTGCCCGCACCGATCGCGGCAATCGGCACGCCCGCACGGCGTACCCGATCGCGCGCGGCGCTCAGCCCTTCTTCTTTTTCTTCTTTTCGACCTGCACGCAGTCGCCCAGCAGCGGAGCCGCATTCTGGTCGGCGATCTCGTCGCGCAGGGTTCCTTCCTTGCCCTTCGTCCACCAGGTATAGCGCCCGGCCTGATAACGCACGCCCGACGCCGAAACGGTATCGACGAACAGCAGTTGCTGCCCGTTGACCGGCACCAGCGCGAAGCTCTGACCGTTGCCCGCACGCCAGTACGACACGCGCACCGGCTGCTTCTGGTTCGCGCACTGATAGACGGTCTGCTCGCGGGAATCGGCGTCGATCTCCTCGACGGTCAGTTGCGCGGCATGCGCGACGGAAATGGCGGCGCCGGCCAGCGCGAGCGCGGCGAAGGTTTGGCGAATCATGCAGGTCCTCTCACGAGACGGGTGGAAGCGCGCCCTCGCGGGACGCGCGGTTATCGTTGATTATGGTTGAGCGTTCCACGGTCAGGGATCGATGACGTCGGCGCATGCATCGGTCGGCGCGGCCGCGACATGGCCGACGAGCGGCACAATCTTCAGCCCGGCCGATGCGACCCGGCACGGCGCGGCCGCAAGGCCGCATCCCGCGAGACTCGCGATCAGCGCCAATGCGGCGCCCACCTTGCCGAAACGGCAGATCCACCGCCATGTCGACGCCATCGTGCTCTCCTGTGATCCGGTCAGCGCGCCGACACGGGCCGCACGGCCGCCGCGGCGCGCTTCGCGCGTTCGCGGGCTTCGTCGACGGTCGCACCGGTCGCGAGGGCAACGCCCATGCGCCGTTTCGTAAAGCTTTCCGGTTTGCCGAACAGGCGCAGGTCGGCGCCCGGCACGGCCAGCGCGTCGCGCACGCCCTCGAACGCGATGCCGCGCTCGTCGAGGCCGCCATAGATCACCGCCGACGCGGCCGGCGAGCCCAGCGTCAGATCGACCGGCAGCCCGAGAATCGCGCGCGCGTGCAGTTCGAATTCCGACTGGCGCTGCGATGCGAGCGTCACGAGGCCGGTATCGTGCGGCCGCGGGCTCACTTCGGAGAACCAGACTTCGTCGCCACGCACGAACAGTTCGACGCCGAACAGCCCCCGCCCGCCAAGCGCCTCGGTCACCTTGTGCGCGATCTCGCGCGACTTTTCCAGCGCGACGGCGCTCATCGGCTGCGGCTGCCACGATTCGACGTAATCGCCCGCCACTTGCACGTGCCCGACCGGCTCGCAGAAATAGGTGCGCGTCTCGAGCGTCGCGGGATCGATCGCGCGCACGGTCAACTGCGTGATCTCGTAGTCGAAATCGATGAACCCCTCGACGATCACGCGGCCGTGGTTCACGCGGCCGCCCGCCATCGCGTAATCCCACGCGGGCTTCACTTCGGCCTCTGTCCGCACGACCGACTGCCCCTTGCCCGACGACGACATCACCGGCTTCACGACGCACGGCATG
The sequence above is a segment of the Burkholderia diffusa genome. Coding sequences within it:
- the purT gene encoding formate-dependent phosphoribosylglycinamide formyltransferase, whose translation is MQIGQRLGTPLSPSATRVMLLGAGELGKEVIIALQRLGVEVVAVDRYPDAPGHQVAHRAHVIDMTDAAALRAVVEAERPHLIVPEIEAIATDALAAIEAAGLAEVIPTARATQLTMNREGIRRLAAEELGLATSPYAFAESFDAFSAAVAKIGMPCVVKPVMSSSGKGQSVVRTEAEVKPAWDYAMAGGRVNHGRVIVEGFIDFDYEITQLTVRAIDPATLETRTYFCEPVGHVQVAGDYVESWQPQPMSAVALEKSREIAHKVTEALGGRGLFGVELFVRGDEVWFSEVSPRPHDTGLVTLASQRQSEFELHARAILGLPVDLTLGSPAASAVIYGGLDERGIAFEGVRDALAVPGADLRLFGKPESFTKRRMGVALATGATVDEARERAKRAAAAVRPVSAR
- a CDS encoding MliC family protein, translated to MIRQTFAALALAGAAISVAHAAQLTVEEIDADSREQTVYQCANQKQPVRVSYWRAGNGQSFALVPVNGQQLLFVDTVSASGVRYQAGRYTWWTKGKEGTLRDEIADQNAAPLLGDCVQVEKKKKKKG
- a CDS encoding DUF6726 family protein is translated as MASTWRWICRFGKVGAALALIASLAGCGLAAAPCRVASAGLKIVPLVGHVAAAPTDACADVIDP